One window of the Labilibaculum sp. genome contains the following:
- a CDS encoding response regulator transcription factor: MQKKNSISILISYDQCMIAEGFQAVLTNHKQFHVYGLRKNKSDLTDFISSNQTDLLIVEIADISKNSIHYINKIHRSLPKLKIIIISGIPPHELLKQLVNITNGYLLRTCSSAKLFLAIKEIFESGKYICSQLIPILFNNDQPSNHNINLTVREKEILSLLFTTKDNSEIAKNLNISQTTVRTHLKNIRNKFGDFNQIQMMRYACNNALHKNDCIPLCPNCKFFCNETE; encoded by the coding sequence ATGCAAAAAAAAAATTCAATTAGCATATTGATATCTTATGACCAATGTATGATTGCTGAAGGCTTTCAGGCAGTCCTCACCAATCATAAGCAATTTCATGTTTATGGACTTAGAAAAAATAAATCTGACCTTACCGATTTTATCAGTTCCAATCAAACAGATTTGTTAATTGTAGAAATCGCAGATATCTCGAAGAATAGCATTCATTACATAAATAAGATACATCGGTCCTTACCTAAATTGAAAATAATAATCATTTCAGGAATTCCTCCCCATGAACTACTAAAGCAACTTGTGAATATTACCAATGGGTACTTGTTAAGAACCTGCTCCTCAGCAAAGTTGTTTCTGGCAATTAAGGAAATTTTTGAATCGGGTAAATATATCTGTTCGCAATTGATTCCAATTCTTTTCAATAATGACCAACCAAGCAATCACAACATTAATTTAACAGTAAGAGAAAAGGAAATACTGTCTCTTTTATTCACAACAAAAGACAATAGTGAAATTGCTAAAAATCTGAACATAAGCCAGACCACCGTACGAACACATCTTAAAAATATCAGGAACAAATTTGGAGATTTTAACCAAATTCAAATGATGAGGTATGCCTGCAATAACGCTTTGCACAAAAATGACTGTATACCTCTTTGCCCTAATTGTAAGTTTTTCTGTAATGAAACTGAATAA
- a CDS encoding TonB-dependent receptor — protein MKKLIIFFFVLITIPAHSQVKTEIAGYVKDKADLPLIGASVYLENTTNGATTDENGYYKIVNVIPDTYNLVVSYLGYDSQTRYSIEVKSVGNQLYNFMLIEQSQNLSEVLVSNQNKLTRPRETPLSAQTFSAVEIATYPGGNNDVVRVAQSLPGISPSPGGFRNDLIIRGGAPNESVYYLDGVEIPNINHFSTQGSSGGPVGILNVSFIDNVNLATSAFGSQYDNPLSGVLQFEQREGNNIKHNTNFRLSASEAALTHEGPLFKGKNKESKTSYIISARRSYLQFLFKLIGLPIRPDYWDYQYKITHKIDQYNTVNLIGLGSIDDFAIDASGTIDENEQSSIDQTPFIEQRTNTIGISWKNRFKSRKGFMQTTISNNLLDNNFSKYKDNENQADLYFKNDSREMETKLRYSLTYFANDWKLAGGFNAQRSDYENKTIDINKGFQYDTKIDFIKYGLFVNATKSFFDQKLDFSFGFRTDGDSFTQGNDLFATFSPRLALSYEFTDDWKIKTSVGRYFKLPPYTILGYKQNDVFLNKDINYTQSDHYVIGLERIIGPASSVGVEGFYKRYENYPVSVLDQVSLANKGADFNVLGNEEVESVGRGRSYGLELMFQQKLSHRFYGIFSYTFFYSEFTGFDRAKYLPSVWDSRHLVSFTGGYKLPKNWEVSARYRFAGETPIVPINIEETTARYPDIVLDYSRLGEESLGIFSQLDVRIDKKWNFKKLSLDLFFEIQNLLMRNTPEAPKYVLQRDNMGSTIEPPNLVQTAKKEGKSIPTIGFVIDF, from the coding sequence ATGAAAAAACTAATTATATTCTTTTTTGTGTTAATAACAATTCCGGCCCATTCACAGGTAAAAACTGAAATTGCCGGATACGTAAAAGACAAAGCGGATCTTCCTTTAATTGGTGCTTCGGTATATCTTGAGAATACCACTAATGGCGCTACTACTGATGAAAATGGATATTATAAGATTGTTAATGTAATTCCTGATACTTACAATCTGGTGGTTAGTTATTTGGGCTATGATAGCCAAACCCGTTATAGTATTGAAGTGAAATCGGTAGGGAATCAATTGTACAATTTTATGCTTATCGAACAGAGTCAAAATTTATCCGAAGTACTCGTATCCAATCAAAATAAGCTAACAAGACCTAGGGAAACACCGCTTTCTGCTCAAACTTTTAGTGCGGTAGAAATTGCAACTTATCCCGGAGGAAACAACGATGTTGTTCGTGTTGCTCAGTCTTTGCCGGGCATATCACCTTCGCCTGGTGGTTTTCGTAACGATTTGATTATTCGTGGAGGAGCACCCAATGAATCGGTTTACTATTTGGATGGTGTGGAGATACCCAATATCAACCATTTTAGCACTCAAGGCAGTTCCGGAGGTCCTGTTGGTATTTTAAATGTTTCTTTTATTGATAATGTGAATTTGGCAACCTCTGCTTTTGGCAGCCAATATGATAATCCTCTTTCAGGAGTGCTTCAGTTTGAGCAGCGGGAGGGAAACAACATAAAACACAATACCAATTTTCGTTTGAGTGCCAGCGAAGCAGCTTTAACTCATGAAGGGCCGCTTTTTAAAGGGAAAAACAAGGAGAGCAAAACGAGTTATATTATTTCGGCACGTCGATCGTATTTACAATTCTTATTCAAGCTCATTGGTTTGCCCATTCGTCCCGATTATTGGGATTATCAGTACAAAATCACTCATAAAATAGATCAGTACAACACAGTTAACTTAATTGGATTGGGTTCTATTGACGATTTTGCTATTGATGCTTCTGGAACTATTGATGAAAATGAGCAGTCGTCTATAGATCAAACTCCATTCATTGAACAACGAACCAATACAATAGGAATTAGCTGGAAGAACCGTTTTAAGAGCAGGAAAGGTTTTATGCAAACGACCATCAGCAATAATTTATTGGACAATAATTTTTCAAAATACAAAGACAATGAAAATCAGGCGGATTTGTATTTTAAGAATGATTCGCGCGAAATGGAAACCAAATTGCGGTACAGTCTTACTTATTTTGCCAATGATTGGAAATTAGCTGGGGGTTTTAATGCTCAGAGAAGCGATTACGAAAATAAGACCATCGATATAAATAAAGGATTCCAATACGATACAAAAATTGACTTTATCAAGTATGGTTTATTTGTTAATGCTACAAAATCTTTTTTCGATCAAAAACTGGATTTCTCTTTTGGTTTTAGAACCGATGGCGATAGTTTTACTCAAGGCAATGATTTATTTGCCACCTTCTCTCCACGATTGGCTTTATCTTACGAATTTACCGATGATTGGAAGATCAAAACAAGTGTTGGTCGGTATTTTAAGTTACCGCCCTATACTATTTTAGGCTATAAGCAAAATGATGTGTTCTTAAATAAGGATATCAATTACACACAAAGTGATCATTATGTGATTGGGCTAGAGCGAATTATTGGGCCTGCCTCCAGCGTTGGTGTTGAGGGATTTTACAAGCGGTACGAAAATTATCCTGTTTCAGTGCTCGATCAGGTTTCATTGGCCAATAAAGGAGCCGATTTTAATGTGCTGGGAAATGAAGAGGTAGAATCAGTTGGTAGAGGGAGAAGTTATGGTTTGGAGTTGATGTTTCAGCAAAAGCTAAGTCATCGCTTTTATGGGATTTTCTCTTACACTTTTTTCTACAGTGAATTCACTGGTTTTGACAGGGCTAAATATCTTCCGTCAGTTTGGGACAGCCGGCATTTGGTTTCTTTTACAGGAGGATATAAACTCCCGAAAAACTGGGAAGTAAGTGCACGATATCGATTTGCGGGCGAAACACCAATTGTTCCAATAAATATTGAGGAAACTACCGCACGTTATCCGGATATTGTTTTGGATTACAGTCGGCTGGGAGAAGAATCCTTGGGCATTTTCAGCCAGCTGGATGTACGTATCGACAAAAAATGGAACTTTAAAAAGCTTTCACTGGATTTGTTTTTCGAAATCCAAAACCTGCTAATGCGCAATACACCGGAAGCCCCCAAATATGTTCTTCAAAGAGATAATATGGGAAGTACAATAGAGCCTCCTAACTTGGTTCAGACGGCCAAAAAAGAGGGGAAGTCAATTCCCACCATTGGTTTCGTTATTGATTTTTGA